From Roseburia hominis, the proteins below share one genomic window:
- a CDS encoding GntR family transcriptional regulator: MEFQKISSPTLRELFVEQLQHLILSDKLKIGEKLPPERQLAEKMQVSRAVVNGGISDLEKMGFLIVKPRSGTYVADYRRRGTLDTLTAIMKYNGGRIRNDEIRSILEVRTALDTLAAQLCVENISDEDIQVLFEKVESIRTAENISEATQAAFEFQHEFALISGNTLLPLIFQSFKAPIFTLWERFCTLYGIDTLYSSNYKIWTCIRDRDLKQTLDWINYSMTECITGKWKLYYES; the protein is encoded by the coding sequence ATGGAATTTCAAAAAATCAGCTCACCCACTCTTCGAGAGCTTTTTGTAGAGCAACTGCAGCACCTGATTCTTTCCGACAAATTAAAAATCGGGGAAAAGCTCCCTCCTGAGCGGCAGCTTGCCGAGAAAATGCAGGTCAGCCGCGCTGTCGTCAACGGCGGCATTTCCGACCTGGAGAAAATGGGATTTCTCATCGTCAAGCCCCGAAGCGGCACCTATGTCGCCGATTACCGGAGGCGCGGCACCCTTGATACGCTCACCGCTATTATGAAATACAACGGCGGCCGTATCCGAAATGATGAAATCCGCTCGATCCTGGAAGTCAGGACTGCTCTCGATACGCTGGCAGCCCAGCTGTGCGTAGAGAACATCAGCGACGAGGACATCCAGGTTCTTTTTGAAAAGGTAGAGTCAATCCGGACCGCTGAAAATATTTCCGAAGCTACACAGGCGGCTTTTGAATTCCAGCATGAATTTGCACTTATCTCAGGAAACACTTTGCTTCCTCTGATATTCCAGTCATTCAAAGCTCCCATTTTCACCCTCTGGGAACGGTTCTGTACACTCTACGGAATTGATACCTTGTACAGCAGCAACTATAAGATCTGGACCTGCATCCGTGACAGAGATTTAAAACAGACTCTTGACTGGATCAACTATTCCATGACCGAATGTATCACCGGGAAATGGAAGCTATATTACGAATCTTAG
- a CDS encoding FAD-dependent oxidoreductase, with protein MNKYNEWPARHKGDKTPSPKIIKLGKKITDVAAHKLKGVTVEDPEYWGLAEIITEEMADVALSMKLRTPYTFREMCKMNRIDKAGEAKFQKLLDEMSYIGLLEYDYGYHYDHNGRTKEQTERRYILPMFVPGSAELFNMEELPDGSNPRLRDHPDVASFFERMTYIPLAGITQMVPPGGAGIGMHVIPVEKAISMENESVDLEHLSYWLSKYEGKIGVGRCSCRASRKVLGDGCGDDDYGWCIGVGDFADYCRETGKGHDITKEEALEILKRAEDNGFVHQITNIDGENKIFGICNCNVNICNALRTSQLFNTPNMSRSAYVAHVEKEKCVACGRCVEYCPAGALKLGQKLCTKDGGEIQYPRQELPDAVKWGPDKWDPNYRDNNRINCHETGTAPCKTACPAHIAVQGYLKKAAQGEYREALALIKKQNPFPAVCGRICNRRCEDACTRGSIDQAVAIDAVKKFIADQDLKAETRYIPPVVIPASIHRERWDEKIAIIGGGPAGLSAAFYLAERGYYPTVFEKNEMPGGMLRYGIPSYKLEKDVIEAEIDVMREMGVEIRTGVEVGKDISLDELRTQGYKAFYIAIGCSAGRLPGIPNDTAEGTMTAIDYLKEANTGNTTYTGKVVVVGGGNVAIDASRVSIRSGASQVLQVCLESEKEMPASAEEVREALEDGVEIKNGWGPKEVLVTDGKVSSIVFKKCTSVFDLDGRFNPVYDEADTITVACDRVIFAIGQQIVWGDLLKGTKVELGCGNGPVADTLTFQTAQPDIFVGGDVFTGPKFAIDAIAQGHYAAESLHRFVQGGHMTIGRNHWEFIELDKDNISVKNYDNSSRQMEGVDGAVPEKSFRDAHLTLTEEQVKIETARCLGCGATIVDPNKCIGCGVCTTKCAFDAISLHRDRPECTKMVKAEDKFKYIIPYQLKRAAKIAVHKKEK; from the coding sequence ATGAATAAGTATAATGAGTGGCCGGCAAGACATAAGGGGGATAAAACCCCAAGCCCTAAGATCATAAAGCTTGGGAAGAAGATTACAGATGTCGCGGCCCACAAGCTGAAAGGCGTGACGGTAGAAGATCCGGAGTATTGGGGACTGGCGGAGATCATCACGGAGGAAATGGCGGATGTCGCACTTTCTATGAAACTGAGGACCCCATACACATTCCGTGAGATGTGTAAAATGAACCGGATTGATAAGGCGGGGGAAGCAAAGTTCCAGAAACTCCTGGATGAGATGAGCTATATCGGTCTTCTGGAGTATGACTACGGTTATCATTATGACCACAACGGCCGCACGAAAGAGCAGACAGAGAGAAGATACATCCTGCCGATGTTCGTTCCCGGTTCTGCAGAGCTATTTAACATGGAAGAACTCCCGGACGGCAGCAATCCGAGGCTTCGCGACCACCCGGATGTGGCGTCATTTTTCGAGAGAATGACGTATATACCACTTGCGGGAATCACGCAGATGGTTCCGCCGGGAGGCGCCGGAATCGGTATGCATGTCATTCCGGTCGAAAAGGCCATTTCTATGGAAAATGAGTCGGTCGATCTGGAGCATTTGTCTTACTGGCTCAGTAAATATGAGGGAAAGATCGGCGTAGGGCGCTGTAGCTGCCGCGCGTCCCGGAAGGTGCTCGGAGATGGCTGCGGTGATGACGATTATGGCTGGTGTATCGGTGTGGGCGATTTCGCTGATTACTGCCGTGAGACCGGGAAAGGGCACGACATCACGAAGGAAGAGGCACTGGAAATCCTGAAGCGTGCGGAGGATAATGGATTTGTGCACCAGATCACCAATATCGACGGGGAAAATAAGATCTTCGGTATCTGTAACTGTAACGTAAATATCTGTAATGCGCTTCGGACTTCGCAGTTATTCAATACGCCGAACATGTCCCGTTCTGCCTATGTTGCGCATGTGGAGAAGGAGAAATGTGTGGCGTGTGGACGTTGTGTAGAATACTGTCCGGCCGGCGCGCTGAAACTGGGACAGAAATTATGTACGAAGGACGGCGGGGAGATCCAGTATCCGAGACAGGAGCTTCCGGACGCAGTGAAGTGGGGACCGGACAAATGGGACCCGAATTACCGGGACAATAACCGCATCAACTGTCATGAGACGGGAACTGCGCCGTGTAAGACGGCCTGTCCGGCGCATATTGCAGTACAAGGGTATTTGAAAAAAGCCGCTCAGGGTGAATACAGAGAAGCACTGGCATTGATTAAGAAACAGAATCCTTTCCCAGCTGTCTGCGGACGCATTTGCAACCGCCGCTGTGAAGATGCATGTACAAGAGGAAGCATCGATCAGGCAGTTGCGATTGACGCAGTGAAAAAATTTATCGCAGATCAGGATCTGAAGGCAGAGACGAGATATATCCCGCCGGTAGTGATTCCGGCAAGTATTCACAGAGAGCGCTGGGATGAGAAGATCGCGATCATCGGCGGAGGTCCGGCAGGCCTTTCCGCAGCCTTCTATCTGGCGGAAAGAGGATATTATCCGACGGTGTTCGAGAAGAACGAGATGCCGGGCGGTATGCTTCGATATGGAATTCCTTCCTACAAGCTGGAGAAAGATGTGATCGAGGCGGAAATCGACGTCATGCGCGAGATGGGCGTTGAGATCAGGACGGGCGTTGAAGTCGGAAAGGACATCAGCTTAGACGAATTGCGCACTCAGGGATATAAAGCATTCTATATCGCAATTGGCTGCAGCGCAGGACGGCTTCCGGGAATCCCGAACGATACGGCAGAAGGCACCATGACGGCCATCGATTATTTGAAAGAGGCCAATACCGGAAATACGACATACACAGGTAAGGTAGTTGTGGTCGGCGGTGGAAATGTGGCGATCGACGCATCCAGAGTCAGCATAAGAAGCGGAGCCTCCCAGGTGCTTCAGGTGTGCCTGGAATCGGAAAAGGAGATGCCGGCATCGGCAGAGGAAGTCCGGGAAGCTCTGGAGGACGGCGTGGAAATAAAGAACGGCTGGGGGCCGAAAGAAGTGCTTGTCACAGACGGAAAAGTTTCCAGTATCGTATTCAAAAAATGTACGTCAGTATTTGACTTAGACGGAAGGTTCAATCCGGTCTATGATGAGGCTGATACGATTACGGTTGCATGTGACAGAGTTATTTTTGCGATTGGGCAGCAGATCGTGTGGGGCGACCTGCTGAAAGGAACGAAGGTAGAATTGGGGTGTGGTAACGGGCCAGTGGCAGATACCCTTACTTTCCAGACTGCGCAGCCGGATATCTTTGTAGGCGGCGATGTATTTACCGGACCGAAGTTTGCGATCGATGCCATCGCCCAGGGACACTATGCGGCAGAATCGCTGCATCGTTTCGTTCAGGGCGGTCACATGACCATCGGCCGGAACCACTGGGAGTTCATAGAACTGGATAAGGATAATATTTCTGTCAAAAACTACGACAATTCATCACGTCAGATGGAGGGCGTTGACGGGGCTGTACCGGAAAAATCATTCCGCGATGCACATTTGACTCTGACGGAGGAGCAGGTGAAAATAGAAACGGCGCGCTGCCTGGGCTGCGGAGCGACCATCGTGGACCCAAATAAGTGTATTGGCTGTGGCGTCTGCACGACAAAATGTGCATTTGATGCGATTTCACTTCACCGGGACCGTCCGGAGTGTACAAAAATGGTGAAAGCGGAAGATAAATTTAAATATATTATTCCATACCAGTTAAAACGTGCGGCGAAAATCGCGGTACATAAGAAGGAAAAATAG
- a CDS encoding hydrogenase maturation nickel metallochaperone HypA, giving the protein MHELGVVFYVIRDVKKVAEENLVESVETVTLEIGEVSGVIHEYLIDCWNWAVKKEPIMEHARLQIETIKAVTFCEDCKREYETVKYAKVCPYCQSEHTYLLRGNEFNIKEIGVT; this is encoded by the coding sequence ATGCATGAATTAGGTGTCGTATTTTACGTCATACGGGACGTAAAAAAGGTTGCAGAAGAGAATCTGGTAGAAAGCGTGGAGACGGTCACTCTGGAAATCGGCGAGGTATCCGGCGTCATACATGAGTATTTGATCGACTGCTGGAACTGGGCGGTGAAGAAGGAGCCGATCATGGAGCACGCCAGGCTTCAGATAGAGACAATCAAAGCGGTTACTTTTTGTGAAGACTGCAAGAGAGAGTATGAGACGGTAAAATACGCGAAAGTCTGTCCATATTGTCAGAGCGAACATACCTATCTCTTGCGGGGGAATGAATTTAATATTAAGGAAATCGGAGTGACGTAG